One window of Mangrovibacterium diazotrophicum genomic DNA carries:
- a CDS encoding RagB/SusD family nutrient uptake outer membrane protein has product MKKTISLLLFVAIGTGFLSSCSDYLESDQYFKDRMNIEKAFSSKQYSEEWLAHTFSDLENECADVASKGYTPHCFADDMYYGDRDGDYDTKDIASLSYNEFHTGLYSENDKQDTWTQCYRGIRNATTFIQNIDINKEMTAEEIADYKAQARFVRAYYYWLLLRKYGPIPLLPEDGIDYTESYDDVATPRSSYEECADYIASELVLAAKDLAQGRDRLSIARPTRGAALATRAKVLLYAASPLANGNTDSYAMELVDDEGRQLLSTNYDEEKWAKAAAAAKDVMELGVYELYTASFRATGNSSYPATIVPPYYADFSENNWPEGWKDIDPFESYRSVFNGTVGADNPELIFTRGNNGGEKGQAMVAHQLPRVANGWNTHGITQKQCDAYYMNDGTDCPGKDKEIGRGDGSDRLSGYVTQEDLDAGMYKPLATGVSLQYADREPRFYASVAYNGSVWHLENEPDSWNKEKQVFYYRGDGNGYTNTMFWLRTGIGVMKFVHPRDTYRDGAIGLIVPKLEPAIRYAEVLLIYAEALNELTGTYNIPAWDGSATYAISRDVTEMKKGIRPIRIRSGVPDYTADVYADQDLFRTKLKRERQIELMGEGHRYYDLRRWKDAPVEESLPIYGCNILMTSEQKDLFHTPVAEFSLQSTFSRKMWFWPIKHSELKRNKRLTQNPGWTYND; this is encoded by the coding sequence ATGAAGAAGACGATATCTCTTCTGTTATTCGTTGCAATCGGAACTGGATTCCTTTCTTCTTGTTCAGATTACCTGGAGTCCGACCAATACTTCAAAGACCGGATGAACATCGAGAAAGCATTCTCCAGCAAGCAATATTCTGAAGAATGGCTGGCACACACCTTTTCCGATCTGGAAAACGAATGTGCCGATGTAGCCAGTAAAGGTTACACGCCACATTGTTTTGCCGACGACATGTACTATGGCGACCGCGATGGTGATTACGACACCAAGGACATCGCTTCGCTTTCCTATAATGAATTTCATACCGGCCTGTATTCTGAAAACGACAAACAGGATACCTGGACGCAATGTTACCGAGGTATCCGCAATGCCACAACATTCATTCAGAATATTGACATCAACAAGGAAATGACTGCGGAGGAAATCGCCGACTACAAAGCACAGGCTCGTTTTGTAAGAGCTTACTATTACTGGTTGCTTTTACGCAAATACGGACCGATTCCACTATTGCCGGAAGACGGGATTGACTATACTGAGAGTTACGACGACGTGGCGACTCCCAGAAGTAGCTACGAAGAATGTGCCGATTACATCGCCAGCGAGCTGGTACTTGCAGCCAAAGATTTGGCTCAAGGCAGGGACCGCTTGTCGATTGCACGCCCAACCCGTGGAGCTGCTTTAGCTACCCGCGCCAAAGTTCTTTTGTATGCAGCTTCGCCCCTGGCTAACGGAAATACCGACTCTTATGCCATGGAACTGGTCGATGATGAAGGACGTCAACTTTTATCGACAAACTACGACGAGGAAAAATGGGCCAAAGCTGCAGCTGCCGCCAAAGATGTGATGGAACTGGGCGTGTATGAACTGTACACCGCAAGTTTCCGTGCTACTGGAAACTCTTCATACCCGGCGACAATTGTTCCACCTTACTATGCTGATTTTTCTGAAAACAACTGGCCTGAAGGATGGAAAGATATCGATCCATTCGAGTCTTACCGTTCTGTCTTCAACGGCACTGTTGGAGCCGACAACCCGGAGCTAATTTTTACCCGCGGAAACAACGGCGGAGAAAAAGGGCAAGCAATGGTTGCACACCAATTACCTCGTGTTGCCAATGGCTGGAACACCCACGGGATTACTCAAAAACAGTGTGATGCTTACTACATGAACGATGGTACAGACTGCCCCGGCAAAGACAAGGAAATTGGGCGAGGCGACGGCAGTGATCGCTTAAGCGGCTATGTAACACAGGAAGATCTTGATGCGGGTATGTACAAACCACTGGCAACAGGCGTATCTCTTCAGTACGCCGACCGCGAACCTCGTTTCTATGCGTCGGTTGCCTACAACGGTAGCGTATGGCACCTGGAAAACGAGCCGGATAGCTGGAATAAAGAAAAACAAGTATTCTACTACCGCGGCGACGGTAACGGCTATACCAATACCATGTTCTGGCTTCGCACAGGTATTGGCGTAATGAAGTTTGTCCACCCGCGCGATACATACCGAGATGGCGCCATTGGCCTCATTGTTCCGAAACTGGAACCAGCAATCCGTTACGCTGAAGTACTTCTGATTTATGCTGAAGCGTTGAACGAGCTAACCGGCACCTACAATATTCCGGCATGGGATGGTTCTGCCACTTACGCCATTAGTCGTGATGTGACTGAAATGAAGAAAGGTATTCGTCCAATTCGTATCCGGAGCGGTGTGCCTGACTACACAGCCGATGTTTATGCCGATCAGGATTTGTTCCGCACGAAACTGAAACGCGAACGCCAGATTGAATTGATGGGTGAAGGTCACCGCTACTACGATCTGAGACGCTGGAAAGATGCTCCGGTTGAGGAGTCGCTGCCAATTTATGGTTGCAATATTCTGATGACCAGCGAGCAAAAAGACCTGTTCCATACCCCGGTGGCAGAGTTCTCGCTTCAATCTACATTTTCCCGCAAAATGTGGTTCTGGCCAATCAAACACAGCGAACTGAAGCGCAACAAACGCTTGACTCAGAACCCGGGATGGACTTATAATGATTAA
- a CDS encoding SusC/RagA family TonB-linked outer membrane protein, which yields MNKFIIICMLFFGFSLGAFAQETVEITGVVTDTNKEPLVGVSIYVAEVPGLGTITDGDGNYKIKIPEYQRLTFSYIGYDKVEIQIKDQRVVNIVLEESENSVLDEVVVTGAGVQKKLTVTGAITTIDTKDLKSVPSSNLSNALAGNVPGIMAMTTSGQPGKNVSEFWIRGISTFGASSGAYVLVDGFERDLNELNIEDIESFSVLKDASATAIYGSKGANGVVLITTKRGKAGKINIDAKVETSYNTRTITPDFVDGITYANLLNESRLTRNQAPIYQPEELEILRLGLDPDLYPNVNWKDLLLRDGAMSYRANLNINGGGSTARYYVSASYVQEQGMYNTDSSLKDDYDTNANYERWNYRLNTDMNITKTTLLKVGVSGSLAKRNSPGLGDDDVWGELFGYSPISTPILYSNGYVPALGTGNRTNPWVAATQTGFNENWENKIQTNVSLEQNLDFVTKGLRFTGRFGYDTNNYNTINRRKWPEQWKAERARNSEGELVFTHISDPQIMTQSSSSAGDRREFLDLMFNYDRALDEHHFSATLKYTQDAFIRTQNLGDDLKNGVSKRNMGLAGRVAYNWKLRYFADFNFGYTGSENFAIGNQFGFFPAYSFAWNVAEEGFVKNNLKWVNMLKIRFSHGKVGNDNLGDERFPYLYTMGNIKGYDSDGNPIYFSGYQWADYTFDRSYTGMGFSQVASANVTWEVATKNDLGIDLSLFNDKFIANVDYFEEKREGIYMTREFLPAMVGLESNPKANVGAVRSEGFDGRVEYKQKVSSVDLTVRGNITYSKNEILERDEENNVYPYQMQKGYRVDQTRGLIALGLFEDYDDIRNSPEQQFGEYQPGDIKYKDVNGDGVINDGDRVAIGSTRRPNLIYGMGVSGKWKGLDINIHFQGAGKSSFFIEGKTVYTFSEGEWGVPLKEMMNSNRWIAADISGDPATENPNAEYPRLSFGGNANNYRQSTYWLRNGAYLRLKTVDVGYTLPKKFVNKFRCNSLRIFVVGTNLLTWSDFKLWDPEMGSNNGEKYPLAKSITLGLNINL from the coding sequence ATGAACAAGTTTATTATCATATGCATGTTATTCTTCGGCTTTTCACTAGGTGCATTTGCCCAGGAAACCGTTGAGATAACAGGTGTCGTGACTGATACCAACAAAGAACCGCTGGTCGGGGTAAGTATCTATGTTGCTGAAGTTCCGGGCTTGGGTACGATTACAGATGGGGATGGAAATTACAAGATTAAAATTCCCGAATATCAACGATTGACCTTCTCGTACATCGGCTACGACAAAGTTGAAATACAAATTAAAGATCAACGCGTGGTCAATATTGTATTGGAGGAATCTGAAAACAGTGTTTTGGACGAGGTGGTTGTAACCGGTGCCGGGGTTCAGAAAAAACTCACCGTAACGGGCGCTATCACCACCATTGACACGAAAGATCTGAAATCCGTTCCTTCGTCAAACCTTTCGAACGCACTGGCCGGTAACGTTCCGGGGATTATGGCGATGACCACCTCGGGACAACCCGGCAAGAATGTTTCGGAATTCTGGATTCGCGGTATTTCAACCTTTGGAGCCAGTTCCGGCGCCTACGTTTTGGTTGACGGATTTGAGCGCGACCTGAATGAGTTGAACATTGAAGATATCGAGTCTTTCTCAGTCTTGAAGGACGCTTCAGCAACGGCCATTTATGGTTCGAAAGGTGCGAACGGCGTTGTTCTCATCACCACCAAAAGAGGTAAAGCCGGCAAGATCAACATCGATGCAAAAGTTGAAACATCGTACAACACACGCACAATTACCCCCGATTTCGTTGACGGGATCACTTATGCCAACTTACTGAATGAATCTCGTTTGACCCGTAACCAGGCGCCAATCTACCAACCCGAAGAACTGGAAATCCTGCGTTTAGGCCTGGACCCCGATTTGTATCCGAATGTCAACTGGAAAGACCTGTTGCTAAGAGACGGCGCCATGAGCTACCGCGCAAACCTGAACATTAACGGTGGTGGTTCAACCGCTCGTTATTACGTTTCGGCCAGCTATGTGCAAGAGCAAGGAATGTACAACACCGACTCCTCGCTGAAGGACGACTACGATACAAACGCCAACTACGAACGCTGGAACTACCGTTTGAACACCGATATGAATATTACCAAAACAACCTTGCTGAAAGTTGGAGTTTCAGGCTCTTTGGCCAAACGCAACAGTCCGGGATTGGGTGATGATGATGTATGGGGTGAACTTTTCGGCTATTCGCCAATTAGCACTCCTATTCTGTATTCGAATGGATATGTTCCGGCTCTTGGAACCGGCAACAGAACGAACCCATGGGTAGCCGCTACACAAACCGGCTTCAACGAAAACTGGGAAAATAAAATTCAAACGAACGTTTCGTTGGAGCAAAATTTAGACTTTGTTACCAAGGGACTTCGCTTTACCGGCCGATTCGGTTACGACACCAACAACTACAACACCATCAATCGCCGGAAATGGCCGGAACAATGGAAAGCCGAGCGTGCCCGGAATTCGGAAGGCGAACTCGTTTTCACCCATATCTCCGATCCTCAGATTATGACTCAGTCGAGCAGTTCGGCCGGCGACAGAAGAGAGTTTCTGGATTTGATGTTCAATTACGATCGCGCTCTTGACGAACACCATTTCAGCGCAACGTTGAAATATACCCAGGACGCTTTTATCAGAACTCAGAATTTGGGCGACGACCTGAAGAACGGCGTTTCAAAACGCAACATGGGGCTCGCCGGACGGGTAGCATACAACTGGAAACTCCGCTACTTTGCTGACTTCAACTTTGGTTACACCGGCTCTGAAAACTTCGCAATCGGGAACCAGTTCGGATTCTTCCCGGCCTACTCATTCGCATGGAACGTGGCAGAAGAAGGTTTTGTGAAGAACAACCTGAAATGGGTAAATATGCTCAAAATTCGTTTCTCTCACGGTAAAGTGGGTAACGACAACCTCGGCGATGAACGTTTCCCTTATCTCTACACGATGGGAAACATCAAAGGATATGACAGCGATGGAAATCCTATTTACTTCTCCGGCTATCAATGGGCCGACTACACATTCGATCGCTCCTACACCGGCATGGGATTCTCGCAAGTAGCTTCGGCAAATGTGACCTGGGAAGTCGCCACCAAAAATGACCTCGGTATCGACCTGTCGCTTTTCAATGATAAATTCATCGCCAATGTGGATTACTTTGAGGAAAAACGCGAAGGCATTTACATGACTCGAGAGTTCCTTCCAGCGATGGTTGGCCTCGAAAGTAACCCGAAAGCCAACGTTGGTGCCGTTCGTTCGGAAGGGTTTGACGGCCGCGTAGAATACAAACAAAAAGTCAGTTCCGTTGACCTGACCGTCAGAGGAAATATTACCTATAGCAAGAACGAAATCCTGGAACGTGACGAAGAGAACAATGTATATCCTTATCAAATGCAAAAAGGCTACCGGGTTGACCAAACCCGCGGACTTATCGCCCTCGGCTTATTCGAAGACTACGACGATATCCGCAACAGTCCTGAGCAACAGTTTGGCGAGTACCAACCCGGGGATATTAAATACAAGGATGTCAACGGTGATGGTGTTATCAATGATGGCGACCGCGTAGCTATCGGTTCAACCCGCAGACCAAACCTCATTTACGGTATGGGTGTATCGGGTAAATGGAAAGGTTTGGACATCAACATTCACTTCCAGGGAGCTGGCAAATCATCCTTCTTTATCGAAGGAAAAACGGTGTACACCTTCAGTGAAGGAGAATGGGGAGTTCCGCTGAAAGAAATGATGAATTCCAATCGTTGGATTGCTGCCGATATTTCGGGAGACCCGGCTACTGAAAATCCAAACGCTGAATACCCGCGCCTGAGCTTCGGTGGAAATGCCAACAACTACCGCCAATCCACTTACTGGCTAAGAAATGGTGCTTACCTCCGCCTCAAAACAGTGGATGTTGGCTACACTTTGCCTAAAAAATTCGTCAACAAATTCCGTTGCAACAGCCTCCGCATTTTTGTGGTTGGAACCAACTTACTCACCTGGTCTGATTTCAAATTGTGGGATCCGGAAATGGGAAGCAATAACGGAGAAAAGTACCCACTGGCGAAATCCATTACGCTTGGGCTAAACATTAATCTGTAA
- a CDS encoding glutaminase family protein — protein MTKISFAWMLLILLAVNGFSQTKKSALSNSIRPPAVPLITIDPYTSGWSFADHLYDEPVKHWTGKKFPLLGVIKVDNELYRFMGTEEVELLSIASTSIESGWDGKYVTNEPGENWYQKSFDDSAWNSATGAFGTTQNEPSARTNWDSEYIWVRRHVTLDKNFSGKNVYLEYSHDDDAIIYVNGIEVVNTGNACQKNARIKLSDEMVASLKKGDNLIAGYCYNRVGNGLLDFGLLVEKESKKYFPNTAVQTSVDVQATQTHYAFTCGGVELNLTFTAPLLMEDLDLVSRPVNYISYDVNSTDGKKHNVQLYFEASPNWAVDQPTQETEAESFEKDGLVYLKSGSKTQDVLAKRGDDLRIDWGYFYLVSEKENTAYGIGGESTLRNNFVNSSGKKSKVNGLNDVLSVTRSLGSVSSASGKVMVGYDDIYSIQYFGTNLRPYWNRAEDQTIEGQFAKANNEYESLMTRCAEFDQQMMKQATAAGGKDYAELCALAYRQAIAAHKLVEAPNGDLLFLSKENFSNGSIGTVDVTYPSAPLFLLYNPDLAKGLLNAIFYYSESGKWTKPFAAHDVGTYPLANSQTYGGDMPVEESGNMLILTAAIAAMEGNAEYGARHWNVLTTWVNYLVENGLDPENQLCTDDFAGHFAHNANLSVKATLAIASYSYLAELQGLTTVAAKYKNIAREMATKWEQMANAGDHYRLTFDKPDTWSQKYNLVWDKLMGMDIYPKEIAPKEIQYYLGKQNKYGLPLDNRETYTKTDWIVWTATLADDKATFEKFISPIHLFMNETSDRIPMSDWVFTDSDKHRGFQARSVVGGYFIKMLDGKMTPQTTTSK, from the coding sequence ATGACAAAAATATCATTTGCATGGATGCTTCTCATCCTGTTAGCAGTCAACGGATTTTCACAAACAAAGAAGTCAGCTTTGTCGAACTCAATTCGGCCACCCGCCGTTCCGCTAATCACCATCGACCCTTACACAAGCGGTTGGTCGTTTGCAGATCATTTGTACGATGAGCCGGTGAAACACTGGACCGGCAAGAAGTTTCCGCTGTTGGGTGTCATCAAGGTCGACAACGAACTGTACCGTTTTATGGGAACCGAAGAAGTGGAGTTGCTATCAATTGCGAGCACTTCCATCGAGTCAGGCTGGGACGGTAAGTATGTGACAAATGAACCTGGAGAAAATTGGTATCAGAAAAGCTTTGACGACTCCGCTTGGAATTCTGCAACGGGGGCTTTCGGAACGACTCAAAATGAACCATCTGCCCGCACCAATTGGGATAGTGAATACATTTGGGTTCGCCGGCATGTAACGCTGGACAAAAACTTCAGCGGTAAAAATGTCTACCTGGAATATTCGCATGACGATGACGCCATCATCTATGTCAATGGCATAGAGGTAGTGAACACCGGGAATGCTTGCCAAAAGAATGCCCGGATCAAGCTTTCGGACGAAATGGTTGCTTCGTTGAAAAAAGGCGATAACCTTATTGCAGGCTATTGCTATAACCGTGTTGGAAATGGATTGTTAGACTTCGGTTTGCTGGTTGAAAAAGAATCGAAAAAGTATTTTCCGAATACTGCGGTTCAAACATCGGTTGATGTACAGGCCACTCAAACTCATTATGCATTTACCTGTGGCGGGGTGGAGTTGAATCTGACATTTACGGCACCTTTGCTGATGGAAGATCTGGATCTTGTTTCACGCCCGGTGAATTACATTTCATACGATGTCAATTCAACCGATGGCAAAAAGCATAACGTTCAGCTCTATTTCGAAGCCTCACCAAACTGGGCCGTTGATCAGCCAACACAAGAGACCGAAGCGGAGAGCTTTGAGAAAGATGGTCTGGTTTACTTGAAATCCGGAAGCAAGACTCAAGATGTGCTGGCAAAGCGCGGTGATGACTTGCGTATTGACTGGGGCTATTTTTACCTGGTGTCGGAAAAAGAAAACACGGCCTACGGGATTGGAGGCGAATCAACTTTAAGAAACAATTTTGTAAATAGTTCCGGCAAGAAGTCGAAAGTTAATGGACTTAACGATGTATTGTCGGTCACGCGTTCATTGGGATCTGTGAGCTCAGCCTCTGGTAAAGTGATGGTTGGATACGACGACATCTATTCGATTCAATATTTTGGAACAAACCTGCGCCCTTATTGGAACCGGGCTGAAGATCAAACAATCGAAGGTCAGTTTGCTAAGGCAAATAACGAGTACGAAAGCTTGATGACCAGATGTGCCGAATTTGATCAGCAAATGATGAAACAAGCAACGGCAGCTGGTGGTAAAGACTATGCCGAATTGTGTGCATTGGCTTATCGCCAAGCGATTGCTGCTCACAAACTGGTGGAAGCGCCGAATGGTGACTTACTGTTCTTGTCGAAAGAAAACTTCAGCAACGGCTCTATTGGCACGGTGGACGTTACTTATCCTTCCGCTCCGTTATTCTTACTGTATAATCCAGACTTGGCGAAGGGACTTCTTAACGCGATTTTCTATTACAGCGAAAGTGGAAAATGGACCAAGCCTTTTGCTGCTCACGATGTCGGCACCTACCCGTTGGCGAACAGTCAAACCTATGGTGGTGATATGCCTGTTGAAGAAAGTGGAAACATGTTGATCTTGACAGCAGCGATCGCGGCAATGGAAGGCAATGCTGAGTATGGTGCCCGCCACTGGAATGTGTTAACCACCTGGGTAAATTATTTGGTGGAAAATGGTTTGGATCCGGAAAACCAACTTTGTACCGACGACTTTGCCGGTCATTTTGCACACAATGCCAATCTTTCCGTCAAAGCGACCCTGGCTATTGCGTCCTACTCATATTTGGCCGAACTGCAGGGGCTGACGACAGTGGCCGCGAAATACAAAAACATCGCCAGGGAAATGGCCACCAAATGGGAACAGATGGCGAATGCCGGCGATCATTACCGCTTAACTTTTGACAAGCCGGATACCTGGAGCCAGAAGTACAACCTGGTTTGGGACAAGCTGATGGGCATGGACATTTACCCGAAAGAAATTGCTCCCAAGGAAATTCAGTACTACCTGGGTAAACAAAACAAATACGGGCTTCCGCTCGACAACCGCGAAACCTACACGAAAACAGACTGGATCGTGTGGACAGCAACGCTGGCCGATGACAAGGCAACATTCGAGAAATTTATTTCGCCCATTCATCTGTTTATGAACGAAACTTCGGATCGAATCCCGATGTCCGACTGGGTGTTTACCGACAGCGATAAACACCGCGGCTTCCAGGCTCGCTCGGTTGTTGGCGGATATTTCATCAAAATGCTGGACGGTAAAATGACGCCACAAACAACAACGTCCAAATAA
- a CDS encoding IPT/TIG domain-containing protein produces MNMKKFAIKSRMATYWVILALTALCFQNCSDDDPADLVSKPYDPSRPVVVTDFTPKTGSVGQRLVIYGENFGNDPEYIHVFIGGKEAKVIGVKGEALYCLVPEKAYSGEIEIFMGDLSEPLAIAENPFEYERKMVVSTLCGYKNERDDQGWIDGKFDEVAGFREPSYMNFDPVNPKHLYMAYDFGPGIYLVNFEDSTVSQHLTSAAGNWNRLRSLEFSKGGDYMIVAHDQWDPNGISTSIMSRENGFKDPQILTQSRAANGASVHPVNGEMYFNGYEKGEFYRFDLENSVPVVGNTGIGPKDYETLFLVQDNGWEFRVHIHPSGNYAYIVVVNQHYILRTDYNWTTKKFTQPYVVCGEPRAAAWVDGVGSKARLDSPYQGVFVKNPDYEGQEDEYDFYFTEQYNHDIRILTPEGKVTTFAGRGSSSINSNPYGYVDGDLRMEARFDRPSGIAYNETEKAFYVLDQMNRRIRKIALEGN; encoded by the coding sequence ATGAATATGAAAAAATTTGCGATCAAAAGTCGTATGGCTACTTATTGGGTCATCTTAGCGTTAACTGCTTTGTGTTTCCAAAATTGTAGCGACGACGATCCAGCAGATCTGGTATCAAAACCTTACGATCCTTCCCGACCTGTCGTAGTTACAGACTTCACTCCAAAGACAGGCAGTGTGGGGCAACGATTGGTAATTTACGGTGAAAACTTCGGGAATGACCCGGAGTATATTCACGTTTTTATTGGCGGCAAAGAGGCCAAAGTGATTGGTGTTAAAGGCGAAGCGCTCTATTGCCTCGTGCCCGAAAAGGCTTATTCCGGTGAAATTGAAATTTTCATGGGTGACCTCTCGGAACCTTTGGCTATTGCTGAAAATCCATTTGAGTACGAACGCAAAATGGTCGTCAGTACACTTTGTGGCTATAAGAATGAAAGAGACGATCAGGGTTGGATCGATGGAAAATTCGACGAAGTAGCCGGATTCAGAGAACCAAGCTATATGAATTTTGACCCCGTCAATCCAAAACATCTTTACATGGCCTACGATTTTGGCCCCGGTATTTACCTGGTCAATTTTGAAGACAGCACCGTATCTCAACACTTAACTTCAGCCGCCGGAAACTGGAACCGACTGCGAAGCCTGGAATTCTCAAAAGGCGGCGATTATATGATCGTTGCGCATGACCAATGGGATCCGAACGGCATCAGCACATCAATCATGTCTCGTGAAAACGGCTTCAAAGACCCACAGATTCTAACGCAATCGCGGGCTGCCAACGGGGCATCGGTCCACCCGGTTAATGGCGAAATGTATTTCAACGGGTACGAAAAAGGAGAATTTTACCGCTTCGACCTGGAAAATTCCGTCCCGGTAGTAGGCAATACGGGCATCGGTCCGAAAGACTACGAAACACTGTTCCTGGTTCAGGACAATGGCTGGGAGTTTCGCGTTCACATTCACCCCTCCGGCAACTACGCCTATATCGTTGTGGTGAACCAGCACTACATCTTGCGCACCGACTACAACTGGACAACTAAAAAATTTACTCAACCTTACGTGGTTTGCGGCGAGCCGCGAGCTGCTGCGTGGGTTGATGGAGTGGGTTCTAAAGCCCGCTTGGATAGTCCCTATCAGGGTGTGTTTGTGAAAAACCCGGATTACGAAGGACAGGAGGATGAATACGACTTCTACTTTACAGAACAGTACAACCATGACATCCGCATTCTGACGCCAGAGGGTAAAGTGACCACTTTCGCCGGACGCGGAAGTTCCAGCATCAATTCGAACCCTTATGGCTATGTTGACGGTGATCTACGCATGGAAGCCCGTTTCGACAGACCTTCCGGAATTGCCTACAACGAAACTGAAAAGGCTTTTTATGTACTCGACCAGATGAATCGTCGCATCCGGAAAATCGCCTTGGAAGGGAATTAA
- a CDS encoding glycoside hydrolase family 76 protein, translating to MKYMFVLLFFCVSLSPVYAGGKDSRKKVKNYTSRDATVALDAFNRIFYNKDTKVYNALSDRPGRAAIWTQAIYWDMIMNAYKRTNDPQYLQLMDEIYQGACGQYDNFNWNNTTEWFIYDDIMWWIISLCRAHVMTGDEHYLELAISGFDRVWYGSEGIDERGSFDKEQGGMRWGWKRDEWKGKMSCINYPTVIAAALLYQITQQEDYLNKAKEIYGWANNNLLNKSTGAVADSKHGDGEPHWKMHLYNQATCIGAGVILYKITRDSSCLDNAKLAADYVKTEMCDEHGFLPFENGIEQGVYAAIFAQYISELIDCDQPQYLKWIRKNIIHAWQNRDKDRNLTFKDFGNPCPTGAIEVYDASACPAMMQVIAPAK from the coding sequence ATGAAGTACATGTTTGTATTGCTGTTCTTCTGTGTTTCATTAAGTCCGGTTTATGCGGGAGGCAAAGACAGCAGGAAAAAAGTAAAGAATTACACATCCCGGGACGCAACAGTGGCTCTGGATGCTTTCAACCGGATTTTCTACAACAAAGACACTAAAGTTTACAACGCCCTGTCGGACAGGCCAGGCCGTGCTGCCATTTGGACCCAAGCTATCTATTGGGATATGATCATGAATGCCTACAAGCGCACAAACGATCCCCAGTATTTGCAATTGATGGACGAAATATACCAGGGAGCTTGCGGGCAGTACGATAATTTTAACTGGAACAACACAACAGAATGGTTTATCTACGACGACATTATGTGGTGGATTATTTCGCTTTGTCGGGCGCATGTGATGACCGGAGATGAGCATTACCTGGAGCTCGCCATATCGGGTTTCGATCGGGTTTGGTACGGATCAGAGGGGATCGACGAGCGCGGATCGTTCGATAAAGAGCAAGGTGGAATGAGATGGGGATGGAAACGCGATGAGTGGAAAGGCAAGATGTCTTGTATTAATTATCCCACGGTAATTGCAGCGGCTCTTTTGTACCAAATCACGCAGCAAGAAGATTACCTGAATAAGGCGAAAGAGATTTACGGCTGGGCGAACAACAATTTGCTTAATAAATCGACGGGGGCAGTGGCTGATTCGAAGCATGGTGATGGTGAGCCACATTGGAAAATGCATTTGTACAACCAGGCAACTTGTATCGGGGCGGGAGTTATTCTGTATAAAATCACCCGAGACAGTTCCTGCTTGGATAATGCAAAGTTGGCTGCCGACTATGTGAAAACCGAAATGTGTGACGAACATGGGTTTTTACCTTTTGAAAACGGGATTGAGCAAGGTGTGTATGCCGCAATTTTTGCTCAGTACATCTCGGAACTGATTGATTGCGATCAGCCGCAATATTTGAAGTGGATTCGGAAGAATATCATCCACGCCTGGCAAAACCGGGATAAGGATCGGAATCTCACTTTTAAGGATTTCGGCAATCCCTGTCCAACAGGGGCAATAGAAGTTTACGATGCGAGTGCTTGCCCGGCAATGATGCAGGTTATTGCACCTGCGAAATAG